GGGGGCTgtgtctcttcccccctcccaGGCGGAGACATCTCATCCTGGGTAGACTCCTGGCTGGGCTGGGGGTCTGGAGGTCccgtcccctcctcctcctcggttGTTGACTGTAGGTCTCCCAGTTTGGTGGTGAGGTCGTCCCTCTCCTTCTGCAAAGCCCGGCACAGTTTCTCCAGGCACTCCAGCTTCCCATGCAGGCCCTTGTAATGGTTGTCCCGCAGTGTCTTCTGGAGAGGACAAACAGCAAACCACATTCAACATCACATATTCTACAATTAAGTGACATTCATTGAAATACTTCGTGAAATTTTACAGCACAAAAATATTCTTACATTTCTGCTACTATTAGTAAATGATAACATAAGATGGCCCTTTGCAAGAGTTTCTCATCTCACCTCCTCAGCCATCTGTAGCAGAGCCTGGTTGTTGGTCTCCCACTTCGTTCTCCACAGAGTCGTCTCCTTCTCCAGCTTCTTGATCTTCTTAGTCATCTGGAAAACAGAAGAAAGATCAGAGCTATAGAGAGAGGTCTACAGACCTAAACCCTTCCAGCTATAGAGAGAGGTCTACAGACCTA
The nucleotide sequence above comes from Salvelinus fontinalis isolate EN_2023a unplaced genomic scaffold, ASM2944872v1 scaffold_2152, whole genome shotgun sequence. Encoded proteins:
- the LOC129850643 gene encoding gamma-taxilin-like; its protein translation is MRELEGKQQRERDFLLKDATEWRHECELLKEQETQLKQQLSLYMDKFEEFQTTLAKSNEVFTTFRQEMEKMTKKIKKLEKETTLWRTKWETNNQALLQMAEEKTLRDNHYKGLHGKLECLEKLCRALQKERDDLTTKLGDLQSTTEEEEGTGPPDPQPSQESTQDEMSPPGRGEETQPPTTPELELESSTTEQLDN